Genomic segment of Benincasa hispida cultivar B227 chromosome 1, ASM972705v1, whole genome shotgun sequence:
gaaCTGAATCAAGggaatttttaagtttttttttcaagttgaagaacccttcttcaaacCCTTTTCTCTACCAAAATCTAATTTGCATGAATGCTAATCAGCTGAAATTAGTTGGTTTTATCACTTCCAGCCATGCAACCATACTGCATTCAAAAGGGAGTGCTCCTACTTAGAAAATCAAAGTGAAATTTTGGTGGAATTGTGATTCATgttggaaaaacccactaaagttgggtttttccaatttttcaattaaattaaattttaatttgattgaatgtttcaattttcaaaatcaatttctattttaaaattgattaaaatcaattaattgaacttttattaaaaatcaatttttaatctaatttttcaaaaattaaattaaacaaaattgattttcaaaattcaaatttcaattttaaaattaattaatttaattaagtaaataatttaattaattctattaatttaatatcaaatattaaattaattaaacaccaattccaccatcatgaatctttattcatgtaatttgatatttaaatcgaatttaaatatcaatcaatttctccaatttcatttaattcagtaattaaatgtgtaattatatcacatataattactaattcccttaattcgaaatttgaacgtttcaaattagaCTCATCACgatattctaaggtttattccgtttgtgagctagtagggggacttaatagacctacagatcatgggctccaacgatccgagattaaccgactaaactctttacctaattaactaacattcgttaactaccgggtcattccactaaaaccTAGTAGTtacactcccttcactgtagatatattatgtccactcgatataaccatgattagtaagttaacccttcacaggttattcgtaataacggctgggttaatagttgttttacctccgagattatctcttgtttcttaagtcccactaatcctttaatgaacaattggtttgaactccaatcatcaaaccaagtctctcttgggccaatgagaaggtgggaGACTCAAAGTagacacttaagggaacaacctttctactatccctaaaagcgggtaggagtgaattccatcttgcaccctatgtccccaactatctacctggtcttacccctgaaatgggaggcctATTGAGTtggcgctgttgagtcaaccctcacccatgcaaatctaaggataattctaaataaacaggagttcatagtagGCTCAGAATTATGTTAAGTTACCTACGTCattgttttgaaatagttagtcttcaacagtaaacaacattataaagtaagagtgacttatttcttggtctgatctcatgcaaactctttacataggatgcccccactcctcatgtctccacatgaacgaattaggattacttcgtttgtagcactttataacatttgtaacatctacaaagtgagccacatccgatagtgttccCAGAATAAGctacccaatcttattcgtatactatagatcattttggctatttactcaaatctGATCCAcccttatgtctccacataaagttcaagtactcatataatagtcatggatcttttagtttattggatttatttttaaaacgaaatgagcaattaatatattcaataactatTAAACCAAACTTCAATAGCATCTTTATTGATtgacagaataagtttattgtttacaaaccacgagttttaggacataaaacctaacagaccaaagtcccacattgatTAGATAAGATCATGGGCATATAAgtgtacatatatataatttcaattgattgaaaatttttattgagCATGTCTAGAAtcttgaaaagagaaaatgaagagtAATGGTTTATGGTTGTCATATGATTTAGCAACTTATGAAGAGACACTATGAACTAAACATGGATCTTCAATTTCTGAAAGGAAACAAACCAGTTTGGTTTAAAtgaatcttcaaatattttgatgcatattctcatatgactaaaatattttaaatggcCACTATAAACCTTTGATAGCATTTGTATAATACATCGCATAGATATAAAAAAGTATTTACTCAAGTTGTTTGAGTTGATTATGTGAATATTTGTTAATATCCTTTGATACATGCATGTACTCAAATTTATTTGAGCTGATTGTGTGATTATCCGTTTATATGTTGAGgatatactattttttttatacaaacatAGATGAAAGTAATAATAGTAAGTTATTTATGTCTTcacaatttgaaatgaaagatataGGTGAGGATGATGTGATACATGGTGTTAAGATAAGGAAAACTTTAAATGGATTTTCTTTATATTCATCACACGTTGAAAAATTAGATTTGATTGCTTTGATGATGCTCCTATAAGAACACCTTATGATGCTAATATGAATcttaagaaaaagaaggaagataGTGTTTCTCGATCTGAATATGCAAAGACTATAGGAAGTGTTATGCTTTTATGAACTATAATAGACCTATGATTAAAGATCATTTGATTCCTCTTCGTCGTTTATTAAGGTATCGTAATAGTACAATAGAATATTGTttacattttaatatttttctatcaTACTAGAAAGGTAGTGTATGTAAACTGGGTAACTTAGAATGACGAAGTAAGCTTTACTAGTGGATGTGTTCTTATTGGGTAAAGGAGCTATTTCATGGAAGTCTTCAAAATAGACTTGTATAGTAAGGTCCACTATAGAGTCTAAATTTATTGCTCTAGAATTAGCAGAACAAGAGGCTGAGTGACTTAGAAGTTTACTGGGAGATGCACCATTGTGGGGGGCATCAGTATGAGTGACTTAGAAGTCTACTGAAGATTTACCATTGTGGGGGAGCATTAGTACCTGTCTTTTTGCATTGTGATTCACAGGTTGCCATAGGAATTGGCAAGAATAGTGTATATGGTGGCAAGAGGAGACATATACGCCTCAAGCATGGGGCTGTGAAACAATTACTGAAAGGAGGATTATTTCATTGTAAGGTATGGGAGGAATTTTACAGATCCTCTCACTAAAGGCCCAAAAGGAGAGTAATTCTAGAATTTTCAACAAGTATGGGACTCAAACTATTAGAGTGGTCCATAGTCCTTTATCTGGGTGGTCTATTACGATGGATTTGATGGTCCATAGCCCTTCCTTTGGGTGGTCCTGGAATGGACTTGATGGATAATTTTCATAGCTTAGTTTTTGAGTGGTTTGTCTTTGACAGACTTGGTGAAGTTGGTATGGGCTAGATGTGAAGTCTTCATAGCTTAGTTTTTTAATAATCTATTGCGATAGACCTGATGAAGCAATTAACATGATTGTGAAGGTATGACAGCCTTCTATGAAAAAGTTTAAGAGTTTTTTTCTAGAGCTTTCACGTTGACCCGAGGTTCTATGTGCATGACCTTAAATAACACGCTTTTATCATGGAATCGATGGAAATTTAAGGAGTAAAACGTGTTATGGGGGTCTCAACCATagttattgaaaattcaagagGCAACTAACTCTCTCTAACAAAGTTCTTGCCCTACTTTACTATGCATCAATTCAATCGTTAAGATATCAATGTTTAAGTTTGTTCTCCTATCTTTCCTCagaaaatagattttataaaatgtgcttttgttttgtttgctaTATTAGTTATTCGTGGGGATTGTTGGGAATAACTTTTGGCTTTTGGACCATACCAAAAGAAAAAGGAGTTTTTAATAGTTTTGTAAccgtttatttaaattaattcaagaattaattaattagtgaaAAAATAATTCTTCAATTACTTTTAAAgtggtttttatttaattgttcaattaattctaaaaacgctttttattcttcaattatttttcctttaaaaaggGTTcctagtttttgaaaaaaaaacgaaGAAGAGTTtgccttttcttcttcctcatgtTTTCTTCTCAAGATCTACTATTTTTTGagcaatttttcatcaattctAACCCATTCTCCAACGAGTGTATGTCAAAGATCGGGAGTTGTGTTAACTTTAGGGAGCAACCGGCTTTGGCGATTTAGCACCGAGGTCGCGCCGATCTTGCTCTCAAGATAATAGGTCTATCTACGACACAACGATCGACATTCGGTTCCAACAAGTCGTTCTCCTGTCGTGAGACTAAAACAATTAACGTTCTATCAAAACTCCATGGTCCTGTATTCATGACTCGTGCCTTTTCCATTCGTGATTGGAACTGAATGAAGAATAAATTCTCTACAACCATTTCAATTTGAGTGTTGTGGTGCACCTTCAATATTGATCGCATAAATCGGAATGCGTCATTATTCACTCTCTTGGTTGTTAGAACTTTGCCGCACAGCCTAAGATAACTTGATCGTCCGTGACCAGAAAATTCGGATCCTGAACTTCACATGTGGCCTCTTCCCTATttgttaaagaaaattttttccaACCTTCCTCTAGCTCCTCCACCACCCTAGAGACAACAAAATATATGTTGTActttatgttaaatttaaaacaatgctttaTGTCAATATGATGTATATTGATGTTGTTTAAATGTTTCTAACAAGGTAAAATTATATGGGTTATAAAAAACACTGAAATTTTTGCATTATTCAAATacctttttttgaaaaacatttcaaaaataattttgaagtagacattcattaatattttagttgagATTGGGACAAAGGAGAAGTGTATTTATGGTGACATGTTGTGACAATGTTCAGACTCATGTAGTTCCGTTTCACTCTAGATTATTAGTAATATCGTTTCAAAACCTAATTTTTGTCCAACATTCAAGCAaatttattttccaaaaatgattttgaaacaTTGGTGAGAATTTATGGGTAATGTTATAACTTTTGGAAGaataaatgtattaatttttgCAACTTAACCTATTGCATATTGGACCACGGATTTAGCAACTTTGTAGGCTAGATGTGTGTGTATACCATTGCATAGTGGTCGAGATAAGGTTTTGTGGATCTAAAGAGGAGACTTGTGGTTCATTGACTTGACAcgataataataaattaaaagaaaaatgaaaacatttttagtccataaatttttaaCTATAGATTCATTTGGTATCTCATAGCAATGACAGAAAATAAACGAAGAATGTGGTAACAAATTATGCAAATGACAAAGATAATTGGAAATTTAAAACTCTGTGAACAAAGAAAGTATTATTTTTCCTTGTTATTTGTTACAAGATATCTGATTCATCATTGACAAATTATTATTCAATTACAAGTAAAAATATAACTACAGTATCCAAGTACCTAAAAAATATTCACTTTTTTTAAAACGAAAGAAATAATATCTATCGAATAATATTTTTTACACACGTGTTTATATAATAAAAGACTACAAAATCTTAAAACTACGCATTTGGATCTTGTAAGACCAAGCTTTCCTTTTGATGCATTGAATATGTGATGAAGATTTTAAGATAATGCAGCTATGCCAGTAAAGCCACCAGATCATCAATGGATTTCAATGTCTTCTCGTAATACAAATACGACTCATACACCTTTGGTGTGCGAACGTAATAATCCAACTGAAATatcaattcaaataaaaaaaaaaattgaatgacaATCacaaaccaaattaatcaattagattaTAGACTAAATTTAGTACAATGCTTCCCTACCTACACCTCCATTAAAACACTTActcacatttgaatatgatgTTTATCTATTTTGTCTAtttttattgcatttaatagatttaaaatatccacaaataaaataaaatgataaataagACATATTCCTCTTACATATATATTCTTGAATTTATATAAACTAGAGTAAATAGTATTATTCCCATATTTAATACATACATTTGTGTATCTTAATTGACAATTTGCTAATTTCAAAAACTGCAAAATAATTAccctttaatatatttttttttttttacttagatACAATTGTGGGTAAGGAGAATTGATTCTCCGACCTTAGACTAATATTATTGAGTCAAGTTCACTTTAGcaattattcttttatattaAATCGTGGTCGGTATAATTTTAGATGTCTTACCCATATTAAATTCCAACAATCTCACAATTCCTAAAGCACactttgttaaaaataaataaatattattttttgatCTTAGATTTTGagtctattttttatttcatcctTATATTACACATGTTACCATTTTCATAAttattaagttttgaatttgatttcagTTTGGtatataagttttaaaatgttacacatttatctttgatatttgagttttgttgcAATTTGGTccctaatttcaaaatttatattttttgtctTGAATTTCCACTAAATACTTACTTTCAATCTTTagttttaatatctattaattaatttaaaataagcaATTTACaactaattaaatttcaatatttcttctcattataattaaagttaatttgaaaatttcacttcattcttattttaaactaattaattaatagacaataGCGCAtaagattgaagtgaatttgtaaatttgaaacaaaaagatcaaattgaaacaaaactcaaatcttaagagtaaaattgtaacattttgaaacttagggaatattaaattgaaattaagctcaaaacttaagaattaaaaaagttatattttttaaacgtATAGGAatcaaaaatataaattaaacacGAAATTTAGgaacaaaaatgtatttttcccaaaaatattcaatttttgaTATAGGTTCAAACCATTTTCCCTGATTAATAATCAAAACACAAATAAAAACCAACAATAACATATATTAGAATATCAAATTCCTCCCTCATAAaattatgcaatttttttttagtatcctACATGTATAAGATCCCACATTCAACATTTATGTCTACATTGTATTTTTAAGTTATGAAATACGTGAAGCTTACATACCTCGGCCATGTTATCAACCAACTCATTAGCAGTCTTAACAAAGTCATTTTGGCGAGCTTGTGGCAAAACAGACATGGCAGTTTTCAAGTCTTGGGAGAGATAAGCCGACTTTAGTCGAATGTAGAAGATCACATATCTCCATGACATGGTCTCCAGCATCTCACGAATGCTATGAAGTCCTTCCGCGGTCTGTTTTATCCTCGCCACCGCCTCCTCTGCCGATAGCCCGGGCTCAAAGTACCGCTCCTTAATGAACGAGTGGGTACCCCAGCTTTGGGCTAGCGCGAGGGGCGCTGTGGCCTGCAGGCCAATCACAGCCGCGAGGGCTGTCGCGATATGGCGGCGGTGGAT
This window contains:
- the LOC120072354 gene encoding photosynthetic NDH subunit of lumenal location 2, chloroplastic encodes the protein MTSFANANTLFISRISTPHKCSHRRRHHFPIITASLSIHRRHIATALAAVIGLQATAPLALAQSWGTHSFIKERYFEPGLSAEEAVARIKQTAEGLHSIREMLETMSWRYVIFYIRLKSAYLSQDLKTAMSVLPQARQNDFVKTANELVDNMAELDYYVRTPKVYESYLYYEKTLKSIDDLVALLA